In one Candidatus Leptovillus gracilis genomic region, the following are encoded:
- a CDS encoding IS66 family transposase, which yields MDEVQQLRAENKQLKREVQELREKLTVAEAQIKHLAELLGQNSHNSSWPSSHDKGRQKPKPKSLRPQTERKAGGQEGHEGHTLEFNPKPDLIESHRPAQCSHCQAPLPEEIAASKVTKRQVFELPPLRYVTIEHQAETLICPCCGEATTGEFPADVSNPVQYGSQVKRLSVYLRNEQFIPYERERQMLADLFELPISTGSLQNFLETAAENVKPATEAIKEAVKKASELTYYEPHQSRGKKATDAIGILPEFTGALVHDNWATYFQYQLLLHALCNAHHLRELTALVENDQQQWAALMIVCLLAAKQLVAEAYQAGETELSVEQLQRIHQVYDTIVAFGLEKTRYPMNIRPCQTRRRKKTKARNLVERFDKQQEAILRFVHDFKVPFDNNLAERDIRMMKVQQKISGSFRSWEGAEQFCSLRTYISTIRKQGLNVWEALGSLFDDDVLMPQLTPV from the coding sequence ATGGACGAAGTACAACAACTGCGAGCAGAAAACAAGCAACTTAAGCGAGAAGTCCAAGAACTCCGCGAAAAGTTGACCGTTGCTGAGGCTCAAATCAAGCATTTAGCCGAGTTGCTTGGTCAAAATAGCCACAACTCCAGTTGGCCGTCCAGCCACGATAAAGGCCGACAAAAGCCTAAGCCCAAAAGTCTACGGCCACAAACAGAGCGCAAAGCTGGTGGACAGGAAGGACATGAAGGGCATACGCTTGAGTTCAATCCAAAACCAGATCTCATTGAATCGCACCGTCCAGCCCAATGTAGCCATTGCCAAGCCCCATTGCCCGAAGAAATTGCAGCCAGTAAAGTTACCAAACGGCAGGTCTTTGAATTACCGCCTCTGCGCTATGTGACCATCGAACACCAAGCCGAAACCCTCATATGTCCCTGTTGTGGTGAAGCAACAACAGGTGAATTTCCAGCGGATGTGAGCAATCCGGTGCAGTATGGTTCGCAAGTCAAGCGGTTGTCAGTTTATCTGCGCAATGAGCAGTTCATCCCGTATGAACGAGAGCGACAGATGTTGGCCGACTTGTTTGAATTGCCCATTTCCACTGGTTCATTGCAAAACTTTTTAGAGACCGCCGCAGAAAATGTGAAGCCAGCGACAGAAGCCATTAAAGAAGCCGTCAAAAAGGCTTCAGAATTAACCTACTATGAACCGCATCAAAGTCGGGGCAAAAAGGCTACCGACGCCATTGGCATTCTGCCTGAATTCACCGGCGCCCTTGTTCACGATAACTGGGCGACCTATTTCCAGTACCAATTGTTGCTTCATGCCTTGTGCAATGCGCATCATTTGCGCGAGTTGACGGCTCTGGTTGAGAATGACCAACAGCAATGGGCAGCCCTCATGATTGTCTGTTTGTTAGCGGCCAAACAATTGGTTGCCGAAGCCTATCAGGCAGGTGAAACCGAATTGTCAGTCGAGCAACTGCAACGAATCCACCAGGTGTATGACACCATTGTTGCCTTCGGTTTAGAGAAAACCCGTTACCCGATGAACATCCGCCCCTGTCAAACGAGGCGGCGCAAAAAAACAAAGGCGCGTAATTTGGTGGAACGATTTGACAAGCAGCAGGAGGCTATCTTACGTTTTGTCCATGATTTTAAGGTGCCGTTTGATAACAACTTGGCTGAACGAGACATCAGAATGATGAAGGTGCAGCAGAAAATCTCAGGCTCTTTTCGCAGTTGGGAAGGCGCTGAACAATTCTGTTCGCTGCGCACCTATATTTCCACGATTCGTAAACAGGGTCTCAATGTATGGGAAGCTTTAGGGTCTCTGTTTGACGATGATGTTCTCATGCCTCAACTCACACCTGTATAG
- a CDS encoding plasmid pRiA4b ORF-3 family protein: MSTGDGRFGWKPRLINNARIRHTIQAAELAQNQLYYDDDLRDALCPTFFASQKHNDRSPVQVALPNGETAVFSITMFSRGIWGTPADATFWGWFHSLDAAAGDHLLFDVVDGEAKQYRVLFQPRADRDEAVIAARNRELVAIGQKLMQQRPYGPAEWDFTAYLLATGFYHHPIPPDPFNELRHEGVLTAILYGDEPPTPEFKPDPLGSAFSGQPAQTYDFENPPDLPREYDPDYGRRHARQSRKAHTGSVTSYLLRVNHRAMPEVWRDIELAEDNTLEDLHLTIQSTFRWMDDHLYSFYLSGDQQDRQSEIGSPWSDTAVHTHQIQMARLNLQEGQVFLYLFDYGDNHEFDVTVLTINPLAPKGDYPRIATYQGMPPPQYPDIDEKTGQMSWDPYRHWHST; the protein is encoded by the coding sequence GTGTCTACCGGCGACGGCCGTTTCGGGTGGAAACCTCGCCTGATCAACAACGCCCGCATCCGCCACACCATCCAGGCCGCCGAACTGGCCCAAAACCAGTTGTACTACGACGACGACCTGCGCGATGCCCTTTGCCCAACTTTCTTCGCCAGTCAGAAACACAATGACCGCAGCCCGGTTCAGGTTGCCCTGCCCAATGGGGAAACGGCCGTCTTCTCCATCACCATGTTCTCGCGTGGCATCTGGGGTACGCCGGCCGACGCCACGTTTTGGGGCTGGTTTCACAGCCTCGATGCCGCTGCGGGCGACCATCTGCTCTTTGACGTGGTGGATGGCGAGGCCAAACAATACCGGGTCCTTTTCCAACCTCGCGCCGACCGGGACGAAGCGGTCATTGCCGCGCGCAACCGGGAATTGGTGGCGATTGGTCAGAAATTGATGCAGCAACGGCCGTATGGCCCGGCCGAGTGGGATTTCACCGCCTATTTGCTGGCAACCGGTTTCTACCATCACCCCATCCCACCCGATCCGTTTAACGAACTGCGGCACGAGGGCGTGTTAACCGCCATCCTCTACGGGGATGAACCGCCCACGCCTGAATTCAAACCAGACCCACTGGGCAGCGCCTTTTCGGGCCAACCGGCGCAGACTTACGACTTTGAGAACCCGCCCGATCTGCCCCGCGAATATGATCCCGATTACGGACGTCGCCATGCCCGCCAATCACGCAAAGCCCACACAGGCAGCGTCACTAGCTATCTGCTGCGCGTCAACCATCGCGCCATGCCCGAAGTCTGGCGCGACATCGAACTGGCGGAAGACAACACCCTCGAAGACCTGCACCTGACGATTCAATCTACCTTTCGCTGGATGGATGACCATCTCTATTCTTTTTATTTAAGCGGCGATCAGCAAGACCGTCAGAGCGAAATCGGCAGCCCCTGGTCCGATACGGCCGTCCACACCCACCAGATTCAGATGGCGCGCCTGAACTTACAAGAGGGCCAGGTCTTTCTCTATCTATTTGACTATGGCGACAACCATGAATTTGATGTGACGGTTCTAACCATCAATCCCCTGGCCCCCAAAGGAGACTATCCACGCATCGCCACCTACCAGGGGATGCCACCGCCGCAATATCCCGACATTGACGAAAAAACGGGCCAAATGAGTTGGGATCCTTACCGGCACTGGCACTCGACCTAA
- a CDS encoding nucleotidyl transferase AbiEii/AbiGii toxin family protein, with protein MIPYLKAQIEQTFIPEAQRAMVREYLQMRILQSLQNAGAMIPLAFHGGTALRLLYHMPRYSEDLDFALERQSEQYDLRRYLTAIQRDLQAETYDVEIKLNERRVVHSAFIRFRGLFHRLGLSPHETEILAIKLEIDTNPPAQATLATTQVQHHVAVNLQHHDQASLLAGKLHALLQREYVKGRDWYDLYWYLSQPQWALPNFAMLNNALAQSGWENGVLTSDNWREHVQTRLAQVAWTRVVEDVQRFLMNPEELTKFSAETIKNLLLR; from the coding sequence GTGATCCCCTATCTGAAAGCGCAAATTGAGCAGACATTTATCCCGGAAGCGCAAAGAGCGATGGTGCGCGAATATCTGCAAATGCGGATTTTGCAGAGTTTGCAAAACGCTGGGGCCATGATTCCCCTGGCTTTTCATGGGGGAACAGCCTTGCGACTGCTTTACCACATGCCGCGCTATTCGGAGGACCTGGATTTTGCGCTGGAACGACAAAGCGAGCAGTATGATTTGCGCCGTTATTTGACCGCCATACAACGTGATTTGCAGGCCGAAACGTATGACGTCGAGATAAAACTGAATGAGCGTCGTGTTGTTCACAGCGCCTTCATTCGTTTTCGTGGCTTGTTTCACCGCCTGGGTCTGTCGCCGCATGAAACGGAGATCCTGGCGATCAAACTAGAGATTGATACGAATCCACCGGCCCAGGCAACCCTGGCGACGACTCAGGTGCAGCATCATGTTGCTGTTAATTTGCAGCATCATGACCAGGCATCCTTGTTAGCCGGCAAGCTTCATGCTCTCTTGCAGCGGGAATATGTCAAAGGGCGTGATTGGTATGACCTTTATTGGTACTTGAGCCAACCGCAATGGGCGCTGCCCAACTTCGCCATGTTGAACAATGCTCTGGCTCAATCTGGCTGGGAGAATGGCGTCCTTACATCTGATAATTGGCGCGAGCATGTACAGACACGATTGGCGCAAGTGGCATGGACGCGGGTGGTGGAGGATGTCCAGAGATTCTTAATGAACCCAGAGGAACTGACGAAATTCAGCGCCGAAACGATCAAGAATTTGTTGTTACGGTAA